Sequence from the Janthinobacterium lividum genome:
ATCAAGGGCACGCGTGGCAACCAGCTGCGCTTTGATGATGTCCACGGACAAATCAACACCCAGCTTGCCAGCGATCACGGTTCCACCCAGCTCAACCTGGGCTGGCTGACGCAGGATCGGCGCAATGGCCAGGGCGATGCGCGGGGCGAGGGCGCTGAATTGCGCACCGACGAGCAGTTGGCGATGCGGGCGGGCAAGGGCATGCTGATTTCCGCCTGGAAGCGCCTGAACGGCGATGGCGGCCACATGGCGCGCAGCGAATATCTGGGCTTGATGGAAAACTGCCTGGAATTGTTTCGTTCGCTGGGCAGCTATGCGGCGACGCATCAGGCACTGGAACAGGAAGATCACGCGCAGCAGGAGTTGCAGCACAGCTTGAAAGGCTGGGAAGGCGGCAGCAATACGGCGCCCCGTGCCGAGCTGGGTGGGGCGGCGGCGATAGCCGTCACGGCGCCCGCCGGCATCAGCTTTGCCAGTTCGAAGGCTATCGTCAGCTACGCCGCCGGCAGCATCGATACCGTGGCGCAGCAGCACCTGCAGGCGGTGGCTGGCCAGCGCTACAGCGTGAATGCGGGCAAGGGTATCTCGCTGTTTTCCCACGCGGACGGCATCCGCGCCATCGCCCACCATGGCAAGTTCCTGCTGCAAAGCCAGCATGACGACATGGAACTCAATGCGGCGAAAAACCTGAAGCTGACGGCCAGCGAAGGCAAGGTGATTGGCATGGCCGATGAAATCGTGTTGATTTCCAAGCACGGCGCTTTCATCCGCATCGCCGACGGCATCACCTTCGGCAGCAAGTCGCCGCTGCAGTTCAATGCGCCCAACTTTGTCTTCAACGACCCGCAAAGCATGGCAGTGCAAATGCCAAGCTTTGCCGAAGGCAAGGCCGATCAGCAATTCATCTTTCAGTACGCGGGCGACGACAGTGCCGTCGATGGCGTGCCGCCAGCACCGCAGCTGGCGCCGCAGGCGCACTTTTCCGTGAATCTGGGCGATGGTTCGGCGGCCGATGGGCGCAGCGATGGGGGAGGCAAGACAGAGGTGCTGGAGCGCGCAACGATGCATCTGGCCGCCATCGAAGTATTCAACAACAAGGATTGATGAGGCCAGGAGAGTGCGATGGGCAGCTATCCGAAAGTACCGTACGTCGTGGGTGAGGACGTGGCGATCCTGCATTGCGAACGCAGCGTGTGCAAAAAGGTCCAGATACGCCGCAACCTGCCGGGCAATATCATCGTCATCCATGGCGTCAACGATGTGGGCGTCAGCTACAAGGCGGTGGAACATGGCTTGTGCGAAGGCTTGACGCAAAGGCTGGGGCGCGGCTTTACGCCAGCTTCTTACCGCATGCCCGTGGCAGCGGACAAGGACAGGCTGGAAGACGATCCCGACGCCGTATTCTTCAAGCGCACGATCGCCAAGGACACCGATAGCCCCGTGATTCCGTTTTACTGGGACTACCGTGAAGTCGAAGGTAAGACGAGTACCGTCAACGGCCAGTTCGTTGACCGTTACGGTAACCGCCTCGACAAGGACCTGTCCAAGGAAGGAGGTCCTTTCGGCAACGCCACCAGCAGCTTGCCCGACATGTGGCGTCCGGGAATCTATGCGCCAGCCGATCCCATGGGGGATGCCTTGCGGCCACTGAGGACGGCGCCCGGACGCATGTATATGGTGCTTGCGGCTCAGCGGCTGGCCGCGCTCATTTCCATGATCCGCGATTACGATGCGGATGATACCGTCAGCATCGTTGCGCATAGCCAGGGTTGCCTGCTGTCGCTGCTGGCGCAAGCCATGTTGATGGAGAAGGGGCTGGCGCCAGCCGATAATTTGATACTCACGCATCCGCCGTACAGCCTGGTGGACAGCCTGCCTCTGTTGATGCGAGGCGCTGCCTGGTTCGATGGCGGTGAGGATGCGGCGATGAAGCCCTATTACCATTTGCTCAGTGGTGCGCAGACGCTGGGTGCGCGTCTGAAGACCTTGGTGAATATAGTTGCCGGGGTGGCGAAGGGTAACGGTCAGCCCTGCATGCCGCCGTTTGCCGATCTGAAGAAGGACGAACATCGCGGCATGGTTGGCAGCCGCTGGCAAGGCGCTGATGACCGCGACAATCGCCGCAAGGTCTATCTGTATTTTTGCCCTGAAGATATGACGGTGGCGCTGGATAATATCCAGGGCATAGGATGGGATGGCGTGCCCGATTATGCCTCGGGAAGTGAATTGATAGAAGAAGAGGAGACATCCAGTCTTGATGGGTACAGTATCTCCTCCGGACATACCAAGATGGTGGAGCACAAGCAGGTACGCGGCGCGCTGGCGGAACTGGGCAACAGGTTTTATCAGCGGGTATTCAGCAACAAGACCAGACTGGATCCGGCTACGGGAAAGACCACGGTGTCGTTGGTTGGAAAACCGCCGCCTTTTGATTTTCCACTAAGGCTCATTACAGAAAGCGAACAGTCCCATGTGGAGGTTTCCTTGCGTAGTCATCGTGCGCTACACAAGGCGTTGGCGTGGCCTGTCAATACCAGGTTGAGCAAGGTGGAACAGCGCAATGGCGTACGCACCATCACTGGCGAAGCGTTGAAACAACCGGTACCGGCCGACTTGCGTGGCACCTCGCAAATTGATCCCGCCAATATTCCCACAACGTCCATGATGCGAAACCGTAAACCTGAAGATCAGGGACCTGTGGAAGAAGTCGATCCCTGCGATGCGTCGGTAGCACCGACCAGCGGAAGCGGCATGCAGATACGCAGCGAATATCGTCCTGACCCGGGAGGTTATCAAAAGTTTCCCGAAAGGGAAGAATATCTTAGTCAACGAGAGTTGGCATTGATGACGGCAAGCTACAACAAGGAAAAAGGACTGCACGAGAAAGACAAGCGGGATCAACGCGAAGTTGTTTCCGCGAAACGCTACCCAGACAGCAAGGTCGTGGCACAGATTCAGGAAAGCCCGAATGAGTCACGCTTGCGCTGGCAACGTGAAGTGAGTCCAAGATCTTTCCATAGTTCCATCATCGGCAGCGCGAAGAATCACAGCCAGGTGACGGCGTATGACGTGGCCATAGGCAGTGGCAAGGCGTCGTCAGATCCGCAGTTTTATGCATATCTGTGTGCGGTGGCGGATTGGCGAGTGAAGATTCTGAAGAAAGGTGAGCAACCGAGAGACGGAATACTATTAATGCATCGATTTCGTGCTTTGTATTCTTCTTATCTGGATGTTGAGCCAGCATGGCGGCAATCAATTATTGAAGGGAATATTGGCTATTACAACAGCGGAAGTTTGCCTGCAGGACTTCCATTACTGTCGGGCGCTTTATGGAAGATAGTCGTATCGCAAACAAAAAATATGAAAATAGTGGCCGAAAAAAAGATAAGTAGCGTGTCCAAGACGCATCGATAACAGATTATTTGAACTGACTGTGCTTCCTTCGGAATTGCTGACTCAAAAGGTGAGAACTATGATGATGCTTCGTTGGTTGGGGATATCGATAGTTGTTGTAATTCTATTTGCTGGCTGGTTATGGCTAGGCGCCGCATCTAAGAGTCAGGCACGTGAAATTGCGTCACAGTTGCAGGCGCAACAGAAAAAGCTGCCTTTGGAATTAGGACGAGAGTATGTGCTGGAAGTGATCGGATTTGGCGTGACGTTGGATAAATATCGGCAGGGTAAATTGTGGGAATCCTTACAAAAGGGAAGTGCTTATACCAGCATACGTGAGCAGGATCCGACGAAGTATCCGTGGAAAGGGATGGATAAGGATGGGCAAGGGGGAGGCCGAGCCTGCGACGCATTGGAAAACGGCGTTAATTTCACGCCCATGTATTGGGGCTTGCCATCGTTTTATGCTGGTTCTCCCATTCTTGATCCTGATGAGCAGCCCAGTTTGTACGAGCCGATGGCCGGACTGGTAGCAGGTGCATCGACAATTGGTCTGCCGGCACATTTATTTTCCATAGGACCTTGGAAACTGGATGAGAGACCGGATCGCTTGTTGATTGAAGTCTTTGAATTTTTCGACCAACATCCAGAGCTGCCTTATGTTGTTGTACATTCCGAAGATAGTTTGGGTACGCGCGATGGAGGTCGCAAGCCGGGTGATGCAATGAAACTAAAGGATGGCTATTACGTCCCCGAGATGCCCGATACCACCGCCGTGTTTGTGTTGGCGCGCCGCGAAAGAATAGATCCTTTGCGTCCTTACGTATGGGAGGATCCCGAGAATAAGTTTGTACAGGGGCAATTCAAGGCCATGTATTACGATTTGAAGAGTTCATTGGCCAGGCCAGTCAAATCAATATGGTCCAGTTTTAGCATGTCTCGTCAACCCACCGTCGCCGAATGGCTCACGGCTGCTGCCGCCTTCGCCCAGCGGCCCGATATCCGCGGGGCGGGCTTGCATACTTTCGACAAACTCAACCACTGGGAAAATCGTCCCCCGCGTGACTGGAAACCGACGCCTTGGTTTCCCATTCCGTGGAACCGGGAACAGATGGAAACCTTTGACCGTTTGCCCTCGTTCGGTTTCGTGCATCGGCCCGTGTTTGTCAAATTTGCGGATGAAGAGGGCAAGCCCGTCACGCGGCGTGACCAGCGCCAGAAGATGTTCAATGCAGGCTGGCAGCAGGCGCTGCAGACCTTGCCGGAAGCAGAGCGCGGCAAGGGGGCGGCGCGCATCGTGGCAGGGACGGGAAACCAGCCCGAGCAGTTACTGATGTTGGAAAGCATGCTGCACGACTACGCGTCACAGGGTGGACCGGAAATCGACAGCAGCAAGAGCGCGCAGTTCATCAATACCGACCATCGCCTGGGCAATACCGGTGCGGCGACCTGGTTCATGCAGATGGCCATTGGCGTGATGGGCAGCTATCGCGATGGCGGCGCCAGTGCGGCGATCAATCTGCGCGACAATAATGAAGCGAGCATCATCTTCATCACGCCGCCATCGGACACCAAACGCCGGCAGCAGGATGCCAATGGCGATATCTTCCGCAGCCGCGTCACGCCGGCCGTCGATCCGGCCAACTACGCGGCGCCATCGGTGGAAGCCATCCTGGAAAGCTCGGCGGGCAGGTAGAACGGGAGGCAGCATGCGCAAAGTCATCCGTTTGGGCGACGCCACGTCGCATGGCGGCAAGGTGCTCAGTTGTGCCGCCACGCATTGTACGGTCAACGGGATTCCTGTCGCCTGCGTCGGGGATTTGTGCAGCTGCCCCATCAAGGGACATCAGGGCTGCAAGATTGCCAGCGGCTCGTCCCGGCACAGCATCAACGGCATTGCCATCGCCTTCGAAGGCGATACCACCACCTGTGGCGCCAAGTTGCTCGCTGGCGGCGCCACCTTGCGCACCTCCTGACGCCGCGTTCGCCTGCCATTTCCCGGTAACTATATAATCTGCGCTTGGGCGATACCCGCCCTGGACTCAGATTGAAGGAATGCCATGCCAGGTTATTTCGTGCGCCCCTTGGCGCTGTGTGTAGTGTCGGCCATGTGCCTCTCTGCCAGTGCCGCCGAGGCGGTGGCGGTGGATGCGCAGCAGCGCGCGTCCTTGCTGGAATTTTATGCGCAGCAATATCCGGGCGAGCCGGCTGCACGCACCGTGTTCGAGAGCGTGCCCGTGGTCGGTGGCCGTGGCAGCGAAGTGGTGGGCAGCGTGGAAACGTCGCCGTATCGTGGACATGGCGCGCTGTGCCGTACGCAGCGTACCAAGTTCGTGCTGCACGGCGAGGGCAAGCAGGCGCGCTGGCAGGAGGCGGGCATGGAGTATTACGCCTGGCTCGACCGTGGCACCTGCCGCGCGGTGGCCGAACCCGTGCGCATGCTGCAGCGCGTTCCCGATGTCGAGCTGGAAGGCGTGTTGCTGTATCAGAAGCCGCTGCTGGAGCGGGCGCGATTATTGATGGCGGGTAACACGGCCTGTGCCCCGTTGCGGGCGCTGAAGTTTGCGCTGGCGGCCGTCGACGTGGGCGCCGCCGCACCGCGTGCCGAAGAGCGTTATGCGCTGGTATTCAAGAGCGACCGCGACAGCTACGCCCGCGTCTGGCTGCGCAAGAGCGGCGCCCAGTATGACGCGTGGAATGTGACTTGC
This genomic interval carries:
- a CDS encoding PAAR domain-containing protein yields the protein MRKVIRLGDATSHGGKVLSCAATHCTVNGIPVACVGDLCSCPIKGHQGCKIASGSSRHSINGIAIAFEGDTTTCGAKLLAGGATLRTS
- a CDS encoding DUF3274 domain-containing protein, which translates into the protein MGSYPKVPYVVGEDVAILHCERSVCKKVQIRRNLPGNIIVIHGVNDVGVSYKAVEHGLCEGLTQRLGRGFTPASYRMPVAADKDRLEDDPDAVFFKRTIAKDTDSPVIPFYWDYREVEGKTSTVNGQFVDRYGNRLDKDLSKEGGPFGNATSSLPDMWRPGIYAPADPMGDALRPLRTAPGRMYMVLAAQRLAALISMIRDYDADDTVSIVAHSQGCLLSLLAQAMLMEKGLAPADNLILTHPPYSLVDSLPLLMRGAAWFDGGEDAAMKPYYHLLSGAQTLGARLKTLVNIVAGVAKGNGQPCMPPFADLKKDEHRGMVGSRWQGADDRDNRRKVYLYFCPEDMTVALDNIQGIGWDGVPDYASGSELIEEEETSSLDGYSISSGHTKMVEHKQVRGALAELGNRFYQRVFSNKTRLDPATGKTTVSLVGKPPPFDFPLRLITESEQSHVEVSLRSHRALHKALAWPVNTRLSKVEQRNGVRTITGEALKQPVPADLRGTSQIDPANIPTTSMMRNRKPEDQGPVEEVDPCDASVAPTSGSGMQIRSEYRPDPGGYQKFPEREEYLSQRELALMTASYNKEKGLHEKDKRDQREVVSAKRYPDSKVVAQIQESPNESRLRWQREVSPRSFHSSIIGSAKNHSQVTAYDVAIGSGKASSDPQFYAYLCAVADWRVKILKKGEQPRDGILLMHRFRALYSSYLDVEPAWRQSIIEGNIGYYNSGSLPAGLPLLSGALWKIVVSQTKNMKIVAEKKISSVSKTHR
- a CDS encoding DUF2875 family protein, with the protein product MMMLRWLGISIVVVILFAGWLWLGAASKSQAREIASQLQAQQKKLPLELGREYVLEVIGFGVTLDKYRQGKLWESLQKGSAYTSIREQDPTKYPWKGMDKDGQGGGRACDALENGVNFTPMYWGLPSFYAGSPILDPDEQPSLYEPMAGLVAGASTIGLPAHLFSIGPWKLDERPDRLLIEVFEFFDQHPELPYVVVHSEDSLGTRDGGRKPGDAMKLKDGYYVPEMPDTTAVFVLARRERIDPLRPYVWEDPENKFVQGQFKAMYYDLKSSLARPVKSIWSSFSMSRQPTVAEWLTAAAAFAQRPDIRGAGLHTFDKLNHWENRPPRDWKPTPWFPIPWNREQMETFDRLPSFGFVHRPVFVKFADEEGKPVTRRDQRQKMFNAGWQQALQTLPEAERGKGAARIVAGTGNQPEQLLMLESMLHDYASQGGPEIDSSKSAQFINTDHRLGNTGAATWFMQMAIGVMGSYRDGGASAAINLRDNNEASIIFITPPSDTKRRQQDANGDIFRSRVTPAVDPANYAAPSVEAILESSAGR